The segment CGCGGTGTGGTCGCGAAGGCGTGGTGGTCGGCGATCACCGGCGCGGTGCTGATCACGGCGGTCGTTTACGCGATTTTCTACGCTGCGCTCGCTGCGGTTGTGTGGGTGATCCTGTAACTCATTATGTATGCAACGGTTAAATGCCTGGCGGCAATCCGTGCGCAGCGAAAGACAAGGCGGGGTATTGCCGTGCGCGCACGAGAAGCGCATGCTCGCCAACTCACATGAGTGAAGAAGGTTCTTCGTCCTATTTTGCGTTTCGTCCCAAGCTGATGGACTGCCTGCGCGGCTACTCGCGCGACCGGTTCATGAGCGATCTGGCTGCCGGCATCACCGTCGGCGTGGTGGCTTTGCCGCTGGCGATGGCGTTTGCCATCGCCTCCGGCGTGCCTCCGCAGGCCGGCATTTTCACCGCCGTCGTCGCGGGTTTCATCATCTCCGCGCTGGGGGGAACGAGGGTGAACATCGGCGGCCCGACCGGCGCGTTCATCGTCATTCTCTACGGAATCTACGCGAAGTATGGGGCGGAGAACCTCGCGATCTGCACCATCATGGCGGGAGTGATCCTGTTCCTGATGGGCTTCGCGCGGCTGGGGAGCATGATCAAGTTCATCCCGTATCCCGTGACGATGGGGTTTACCTCGGGCATCGCGGTGCTGATCTTCAGCACGCAGATCAAGGACTTCCTCGGGCTGTCGGTCGAAAAGGTGCCGTCGGAATTCATGGAGAAGATGATGGTGCTCGGCGAGCATCTGGGCACGACCCAGTGGCCGACCCTGGTGCTGGCGCTGGCTTCGCTGGCAATCATCATTTTCTGGCCGAAGGGCTGGCAGCGGCGCGTGCCCGGCTCGATCGTCGCGCTGGTGGTCGGCACGGTGGCGGCGATGCTGCTCAAGCTGCCGGTCGAGACGATCGGCAGCCGGTTCGGCGACATTCCGCAGGCGCTGCCCGCGATCCAGTTCCCCACCATCGAATGGGCGAACCTCCGCAACCTCATCCAGCCGGCGACCACGATCGCGCTGCTGGCCGCGATCGAATCGCTGCTGTGCGCGGTGGTGGCCGACGGCATGATCGATGACCGGCACGATTCGAATCAGGAGCTGATGGCGCAGGGTCTGGCGAACATCGCGGCGCCGCTGTTTGGCGGCATCGCGGCGACCGGCGCGATCGCGCGCACGGCGACCAACGTGAAGTCCGGCGGCCGCACGCCGATCGCGGGCATCATCCACGCGATCACGCTGCTCGGCATCATCCTCGTGGCCGCCCCGCTCGCGAAGTTCATCCCGCTGGCGACGCTGAGCGCGGTGCTGGTGAACGTGGCGCTGAACATGGGCGAGTGGCACAATTTCGCGCGGTTGCCGAAGTGGCCGCGCAGCGATGCGCTGGTGTTTCTCACCGCCTTCGGGCTGACGGTCATCATCGACCTCACGGTCGCGGTCGAGATCGGCATGGTTCTCGCGGCGGTGTTGTTCATCAAGCGCGTCAGCGAGACGAGCCAGATCACCGCGGTGGACGAGGCGACGGAGACGGAAGGCTCGCACCATTCGCTGGTCGGCAAACAGATTCCGGAACGCGTAATGATCTACCGGATGTTTGGAGCGTTCTTCTTCGGGGCCGCGGACAAGCTCGAGAGCGCGCTGCGCCGCGAGAAGCAGGAGCCGGACGTGCTGATCCTGCGCATGCGGAAGGTCATGGCGATCGATGCCACGGGCTTGAATGCGCTGGAGGATCTCTACGAACGGCTGCGCCGGAAGGGGAAGAGTCTGGTACTGAGCGCACCGCACACGCAGCCGATGTTCGTGATGGAGAACGCGGGATTCCTCGAGCGGATCGGGCGCGAGAATGTTTGTCCGCACATCGACGCCGCGCTGGAGCGCGCGCGGGAAATCCTCGGACTGCCGCCGGTAGCGATGCCGAAGGATCCGCTTGAAGACGAGCGGCGACGGTTGCAGCAAGCGCGGCAGGAACTGAGCAGCGCGATCGAGCGGGCGGACCAGGCGCTCAATCCGGACGGCAAACCGTCGGACGAGCAGGCAAAAAAATGATCGCGCCCGGCGGCCGACAGCGGTAACGCGAGTTCGACGATGTATCTCAACGTCATCCAACTCGCGGAGTCCTTCGGCGTCGCCGAGAGCGTCGTCGAGAGCTGGATCCGCGACGAAGGGCTGCCGTGTGTGCGCGACAGCGGTCGGTTGATGTTCGATCGCGCGCAAGTCGTGGCGTGGGCGGCGGAGCGCGGGCTGGTGGCGAAGGCTGGCTTCCTGGCGGACCAACCTGCCGCGGCCGGACCGGCCAGCCGGCTGGAATCTTGGCTGCGGATCGGCGGCATTTGGCGCGACGTGCCCGCGGGCAGCGTGCGCGACGTGCTGAGCCGCGTCGTGGAAAAGCTGCCGGGGGCGACACCGACGGTGCGACAATTTCTGGCCCAGCGCGTGCAGGCGCCGGGCGGGATCACTTGGGCGGCGGTCGGCCACGGGCTCGCGCTGCCGCACCTGCGCTCGCATGTCGCGCTTGGCCGCGAAGCCGGCCTGCTCGCGATGCTGTTCTTGCGTGACCCGGTGTCGCTTGACGGCGAGGAAGCGCCGGACGGCGTGCCGGTAAACCGGCTGCTGTTTTTCGTCGCGCCGACGCCGCGGGCGCATCTCGAGTTGCTGGCGCATCTGAGCGCGGCGTTGTCGCGCGGATCGTTGCGGCAGCTCGTGCGTGACGCGGCGGGCGATCAGGAAATTTTCGCTGCGGTGGCCGCGGCGGAAGCCGAGGCGGCGCACCGGAGCCGGAAAGCCTGAGCCGGATGAGCGAGCCGCAAACCGAACCAGAACCTATTCGGCCGGCGGTCCTCGCCGGCCGAGCGAGCGCGCAGGGCGCCGCGGCCGCCCGGCGGTCGCTAACAGTGAAGCGAGTTGGGTTCGGAAGCCCGGCCGGCGGCGAGCGCCGGCCCGAGAGCACTGGGTTGAAGGGAGTGTGTGGCACGGGCGTCCCGCCCGTGGAGGGTGGTTCACGCAATCGGCATGGGCTGGAGGCCCATGCCACGACACGGGCGGGACGCCCGTGCCACGACGAACATCGATGAGCATCGGAATCCTGCTGCTGTTCGCCGCCATCGCGTTCGCCGGAGCGATTGCGGTCGCGTGGCGCGCGCCGCGCGCCTGGCTGGGCTTCACGTTGCTCGGAGCGGCGGCGGCGTTCGTGGCTGGCGCCCGCGTGCTGGTGAGCGGCGCGGCGTGGGACTGGCGCTCGACCTGGGTGCTCGGCGGCGAGAACCTGCACGTGCGGCTCGACGCGGTGAGTGCATTTTTCCTGGTGCTGCTCGCGGTGGTGGGCGGCGCGGCGAGCGTGTATTCGCGCGAATACTGGTCGGACCGCGCGCATCCGCGGTCGGCGCGGTCGGGCCGCGCGTGGTGGACGCTGCTGCTGGCCACCATGGGCGCGGTGCTCGTGGCGGCCAACGGGCTCCATTTTCTGATCGCGTGGGAACTGTTCGCGGTCAGCGGGTATTTTCTGATCACGCGCGAGCGCCAGCGGCGCGAGGTGCGGGCGGCGGGCTGGCTGTATTTCGCGGCGTCGCATGCGGGCACGCTGTGTCTATTCGGGTTTTTCACGCTGCTGGCGGCGCGGACGGGCAGCTGGGATCTCGGTGCGATGCAGGACCGGCGCGAACTCGCGCCGCTGTTCTGGCTCGCGCTGGTGGGCTTCGGAGTGAAGGCGGGACTTTTCCCCCTGCACATCTGGCTGCCATCGGCGCATGCGAACGCGCCGAGCCACGTGTCGGCGATTCTGTCCGGAGTGGCCCTGAAGATGGGGATCTATGGACTGGTGCGGTTCAGCGGCTGGCTGCCGGTGCCGGTGGCGGCGGGCTGGGTGATCGCGCTGCTCGGCGTGGCGAGTGCCGTGCTCGGCGTGGCGTTCGCGCTGGGCCAGCACGATCTGAAGCGGCTGCTGGCTTATCACAGCGTCGAGAACATCGGGATTATTCTGATCGGACTCGGATTCGCGCTGGTGGCGACGGCCAATGGCGAACCGGCGTGGGGTCGGCTGGCGCTGGCGGGCGGGTTGCTGCACATCTGGAATCACGGGCTGTTCAAGGCGCTGTTGTTTCTCGGCGCCGGTTCGGTGCTGCACGCCACCGGCACGCGCGAAATGAGCCGACTCGGCGGACTCTGGCGGACGATGCCGTGGACGGCGGGCTGCTTCACGCTCGGCGCGGTGGCAATTTCCGGGCTGCCGCCGCTCAACGGGTTCGTGAGCGAGTGGCTGGTGTTCCTCGGACTCTTCGATGCGGCGGGTGCGGGCGGATTGCCGGCCTGGGCGGCGGTGCCGGCGGCGATCCTGCTCGGCATGACGGGTGCGCTGGCGCTGGCGTGTTTCGCGAAAGTCTGCGGCGTCGTCTTCCTCGGGCTGCCGCGGAGTGCCGTGGCCGAGCACGCGCACGAGTCGGGCCCGCTGATGCGCGGACCGATGCTACTGCTTGCGGCGTGCTGCGTCGCGATCGGACTCGCGCCGGTGTTCTTCTGGCCGGCGCTGGCGCATGCGATCGATGCGTGGCGGCCGGCGTGGAGTGGGGCGGTGGCGCTGGCCAACGACGCGGGCGGCGCGCGACTCAACCCGGAGCAGGCGCCGCTGGCCGCGCTCGGGGCGTGTCACGTGGCGCTGGCGGGATTGGGCGTGGTGCTGGCGTGGGTATTGTGGCGGCAGGTGCGGCGCAACGGGGTGACGCGGTTCATGACGTGGGACTGCGGCTATGCGGCGCCGACGCCGCGGATGCAGTATACCGCGGGCTCGTTCGCGGAAATCCTCACCGGCTGGTTCAGCTGGATCCTGCGGCCGCAGGCGCATGTGGAGCGGCCAGTCGGGCCGTTTCCGAAGCGCGCCGAACATCGCGTGCACACGCCAGAGACGGTGTTGGAGTTCGTGATTGAGCCGGTGGGACGCGTGGTGCTCGCGATTTCGGGCGCGGTGCGGAGGCTGCAGCACGGCCGGCTGCAGTTCTACATTCTCTATTTGTTTGTCGGTGTGGTCGCGATCGCGCTGCTGGCACTGACGGGAGGTGGAGGATGAACGTTAGGCTGGGAGGTACGCGATGAGACTGGCGTTCGATCTGATCTTCCGGCTGGCGCTGTGGCTGCTGATCGCGCCGTTGATTCCCGGCATCATCAACAAGGTGAAGGCCTGGGTGGCGGGCCGGCGCGGTCCGCCGGTGCTGCAGCTCTATTATGACCTCGGGCGGTTGTGGCAAAAAGGCGTGGTGCTGAGCACGGTCGTTTCGCCCGGCCATGTGACCGGACCGGCGATCGCGTGGGTGGCGTTGGCGGGGGCGGCGATGTTGCTGCCGGTGGGTTCGCTGTGGTCGACCGTGGTGTTCCGCGGGGATGCGTTTCTGTTCATTTATCTGCTCGCGCTGGCGCGATTTTGCACGGTGAGTGCGGCGCTCGACACCGGCTCCGCCTTCGAAGGCATGGGCGCGGCGCGCGAGGTGAGTTATGCGGTGATCGCGGAGGCGGCGCTGATCGCGGGACTGCTGGCGCTCGCGCGGCAGAGCGGCAGTTTGGCGCTGGCGGAGATGTTGGCGCCGTCGGCGGGGGCCGGTGCGGCGCTGCTGGGCGCGGGATTGTTCACGGTCCTGCTCGCCGAAAACAGCCGCGTGCCGTTCGACGATCCGAACACGCATCTCGAGCTGACGATGGTGCACGAGGCGATGGTGCTGGATCACAGCGGTCCGCCGTTGGCGGCGATCCTGCACGGCGCGGCGCTGAAATTATTGATCTTCTCCGTGCTGCTGGCGGAGGCGGTGCTGCCGATCGGAAAACTGCCGCCTCTCGCCGCATTCGCGGCGCTGGGCGCGGCGGTGCTGGCGATCGCGGTGGCGGTTGGGCTGGTCGAGTCTCTGATGGCGCGCGCGGCGTTCAAGCGCGTGCCGCTGCTGCTGACGACCGGTTTCTTGCTGTGCCTGTTTGCGCTGCTCGCCGCGTGGAAGAGCGCGGAAGCGACGCGGGATGAAGTGCGGCGCGATCAGGCGGTTTCCGGCGCGCTCGGAGAGCGCGCCCTACCGACGCTGCCGCGCCCGGGAGATTTCAGAGTCGTAACGCGACCTTCTGGTGGAGGTGGCAGAGTGGAAGGAGGATGTTCATGAACAGCACGCTGAATCTTCTCATCGGATTGGCGATGGGGCTAAACCTGCTCGCGCTCGCGAGCGGGCGGTTGCCGTCGGTGATTCGTGCGGTCGCCGTGCAGGGCATGGTGCTGGGCGTGCTGCCGCTGTTGAGCGAAGGTCATGCGCACTGGTTGGTCTGGCTGGTGGCGGCGGGCACGGTCGTCGTGAAAGGTTTCGTGATTCCGAACCTGCTCACGCGAGCGATGCGCGCGGCGAATATCGATCGCGAGATCGAGCCCTTCCTCGGGTTCGTGCCCTCGCTGCTGCTCGGCGCGGCGGGCACGATCGCCGCCGTCGCGGGCGCGCGGGCGCTGCCGCTCCTGCCGCAACACGCGGACACGCTGCTCGTGCCCGGCGCATTGGCGACGGTGTTGACGGGGCTCCTGCTGCTGATCGGCCGCTCGAAGGCGATTTTGCAGGTGTGCGGCTATTTGATGCTCGAGAATGGCGTCTACCTGTTCGGGCTCCTGCTGATCGAATCCACGCCGCTACTCGTCGAGTCGGGCATCCTGCTCGACCTGACGGTGGGCGTGTTCGTGATCGGAATCATCGTCGACCGGATCCAGCGCGAGTTCGATACGCTGGATACGCGGAAGCTGACGGTGCTGCGAGAGTGAAGGGAATGAGACTTATGGGACTTATAGGACGAATGGGACCTATATCCGGAAAACCGGGGAGACACGGCCGTGCGTGAAATCGGGCTCATCGTCGTGCCGCTGGTGGCGGCGGTGATCGCGTTCGCCTGGCGCAGCGAGCGGGGACGGCCATGGCTGCTGCCGATCGGGGGCGCGGTGCACACGCTGCTCTCCTTCTGGCTCCTGGTGCGGCCGCCGACGGTCGCGGCCGGCGCGTGGTTCGGTTTCGATCCCGTCGCGCGTGCGGTGCTGCCGGCGGTATCGTTGTTGTTCCTGGTGTGCTCCGCGTACGGCGTCGCTTACCTGCGGCTGCGGCCGGAGCGGAAGAACCGGGTTTTCGTCGCGGCGATGCTGGCCGTGCTGGGCTTGCTCAGCGCCGGTCATCAGGCGCGACATCTGGGCGCGCTCTGGATTGCGACGGAGGCGGTCACACTCGCGGCGGTGCCGTTGCTGCACTTCAACGGCACGGGCCGTGCGTTCGAGGCCACTTGGAAATACCTGCTCGTGGGCGGCACGGGCATCGCGCTCTCGCTGCTCGGCTCGTTCTGCCTCGGCTACGCATCGCTGCATGGCGGGGGTGAAGGGGACCTTACCTTCGCGGCATTGATCGCGCAGGGACCAGGATTGTCGCGCGCGTGGGTGATCGCGGCGTGGGTGCTGCTGCTCGCCGGCTACGGCACGAAGATGGGGCTCGCGCCGATGCACACCTGGAAACCGGACGCGTATGGCGAGGCGCCGGCGATTGTCGGAGCGATGCTCGCGGGTGGCGTGACGACAGTGGCGTTCACCGCGGTGTTGCGCGTGCGCGCTGTGATGGACGCGGCGGGGGTGGGTTTGGTCGCGGACCGGACGCTGCTGGCGATCGGACTGTTTTCGATGATTATTGCGGCGCTGTTCCTGCTGGGCACACGCGATTTCAAACGGATGCTGGCTTACTCCAGCGTCGAGCACATGGGGATTCTGAGCGTTGGCGCGGCGCTCGGCGGCGCGGGCGTGGCGGCGGCGCTGTTTCATGTGTGGAGCAACAGCCTCACCAAAGGCGCGCTGTTTCTCAGCGCCGGCAACATCCGCCGGGCGGCGGGCGGCCGGACGCAGGATGACGTTGCCGGGATGGCGCTGCTCACGCCGGTGTCGGCGCGAATTTTCGTGATCGCGTTGCTCGCGATCACGGCGTGTCCGCCGTTCGGACCTTTTTTCAGCGAACTCCGGATCGTGCGCACGGCGTTCGCGACGGGGCACACGACGGGCGCGGCCATGTTTCTGGGCGGGTTGCTCTTCGCATTCCTGGGGCTGACGCGGCTGGTATTTGCGATCGTCGATGGGCGGCCGAAAACCGCTACGCAGCCCATGACGCAGCGGTTTCGTGAAACGGCGAGTGTGATCGTGCCGCCGCTCATCCTGTTGGCGCTGTCGCTATGGGTGGGTGTGGCGACGCCGCAGGTGTTGCGCGAGGCGTGGACCACCGCGGCGCAAGCGATCTTCCCCACGCCATGAAGCTGCCGCTGGAAAACCTGTTGCTGCTGGGCTCGCTCGCCGGCTACGCGGCGGGGGTGGTGCTGGCGTTGCTCTGCGTGCGGCGGGAACGGCTGGCGGCGCTGGTCGGTTTCGGTGCTCCGGCGCTCGCGGCGCTGGCCGGACTCGTGGCGGCGCTGCGATTGCTCTTGGGCGGGGTGGGCGCTCCGCTGCCGCGGTTCGAATTCATCCCGCCACTGTTTCCCTTTCTCACGCTGACGGTGCGGGTCGATGCGCTCGGCGCGTTTTTCCTCGTCGTCTCGTCGCTGGCGGGACTGGCGATTTCGATCTACTCGATCGGCGCGGCGAAAGGGCTGGCGGGTCGCGGCAACGTCGGCGTGCTCGCGGCACTGTTCAACGCGTTGTTGTTGGCGACCGCGCTGGTGTTCATGGCGGGTGACCTCTGGCTGTTTCTCGGGGCTTGGGAACTCATGGCCCTGACCGCCTACGGGCTGGTGAGCTTCGCGCATGAACAGCCAGAGACGCGCCGGGCCGGCGTGCTCTACTTCATCATGTCGCACCTCGATGCCGCGTGCGTCGTGCTCGGGCTGCTGCTGCTGTTTCAGGCCTCAGGCTCGACGAGCTTTGACAGCTTGCACGCGATCGGCGGGCACATGGCGCCGGGCAAGCGCGACGCGGCGTTCGTGTTGTTCCTGCTCGGCTTCGGCATCAAGGCCGGCATCGTGCCGCTGCACATCTGGCTGCCTGCGGCGCATCCGGTCGCGCCGAGCAACGTGTCCGCGTTCATGTCCGGGGTGCTGATCAAGTCCGGCATCTACGGATTGATCCGGGTCAGTTTCGATTTTCTCGGCACGCCGCCCGGCTGGTGGGGCATGACGGTGCTCGTGATCGGAACCGTCAGCGCGGTGCTGGGCGTGCTCTACGCGCTGATGGAGCATGACCTGAAGCGGCTGCTCGCTTATCACAGCATCGAGAACATCGGGATCATCCTGATGGGCGTGGGGACGTCGTTGCTGTTCCTGCACAGCGGCCACACGGCGCTCGCGACGCTGGCGCTGATCGCGGGGCTATACCACACGATCAACCACGCGACGTTCAAGGGACTCCTCTTCCTGGGCGCCGGCGCGGTGCTGCACGCGACGCACACCCACAACATGGAGGAGATGGGTGGGCTGGCGAAGCGGATGCCGCAGACGGCGTTCTGCTTCCTGATTGGCGCGGTTGCGATCTCCGCCCTGCCGCCGCTCAATGGATTCGTCAGCGAGTGGCTCACGTATCAGTCGCTGCTGCAGGGCTTCGATGCCTCGCAAAGCCTGGAGCGGCTTGTGCTGCCGTTGAGCGGTGCGATGCTGGCGCTGACGGGAGCGCTCGCGGCGGCCTGCTTCGTCAAGGCTTACGGCGTCACGTTTCTCGCGCAGCCGCGCAGCGAGGCCGCGGCGCACGCGCAGGAAGCCGGCCCGATGCTGCGGTTCGGCATGGCGGTGCTGGTCGTCGC is part of the Opitutus terrae PB90-1 genome and harbors:
- a CDS encoding hydrogenase, coding for MNSTLNLLIGLAMGLNLLALASGRLPSVIRAVAVQGMVLGVLPLLSEGHAHWLVWLVAAGTVVVKGFVIPNLLTRAMRAANIDREIEPFLGFVPSLLLGAAGTIAAVAGARALPLLPQHADTLLVPGALATVLTGLLLLIGRSKAILQVCGYLMLENGVYLFGLLLIESTPLLVESGILLDLTVGVFVIGIIVDRIQREFDTLDTRKLTVLRE
- a CDS encoding complex I subunit 5 family protein; this encodes MREIGLIVVPLVAAVIAFAWRSERGRPWLLPIGGAVHTLLSFWLLVRPPTVAAGAWFGFDPVARAVLPAVSLLFLVCSAYGVAYLRLRPERKNRVFVAAMLAVLGLLSAGHQARHLGALWIATEAVTLAAVPLLHFNGTGRAFEATWKYLLVGGTGIALSLLGSFCLGYASLHGGGEGDLTFAALIAQGPGLSRAWVIAAWVLLLAGYGTKMGLAPMHTWKPDAYGEAPAIVGAMLAGGVTTVAFTAVLRVRAVMDAAGVGLVADRTLLAIGLFSMIIAALFLLGTRDFKRMLAYSSVEHMGILSVGAALGGAGVAAALFHVWSNSLTKGALFLSAGNIRRAAGGRTQDDVAGMALLTPVSARIFVIALLAITACPPFGPFFSELRIVRTAFATGHTTGAAMFLGGLLFAFLGLTRLVFAIVDGRPKTATQPMTQRFRETASVIVPPLILLALSLWVGVATPQVLREAWTTAAQAIFPTP
- a CDS encoding PTS sugar transporter subunit IIA — encoded protein: MYLNVIQLAESFGVAESVVESWIRDEGLPCVRDSGRLMFDRAQVVAWAAERGLVAKAGFLADQPAAAGPASRLESWLRIGGIWRDVPAGSVRDVLSRVVEKLPGATPTVRQFLAQRVQAPGGITWAAVGHGLALPHLRSHVALGREAGLLAMLFLRDPVSLDGEEAPDGVPVNRLLFFVAPTPRAHLELLAHLSAALSRGSLRQLVRDAAGDQEIFAAVAAAEAEAAHRSRKA
- a CDS encoding proton-conducting transporter membrane subunit; protein product: MSIGILLLFAAIAFAGAIAVAWRAPRAWLGFTLLGAAAAFVAGARVLVSGAAWDWRSTWVLGGENLHVRLDAVSAFFLVLLAVVGGAASVYSREYWSDRAHPRSARSGRAWWTLLLATMGAVLVAANGLHFLIAWELFAVSGYFLITRERQRREVRAAGWLYFAASHAGTLCLFGFFTLLAARTGSWDLGAMQDRRELAPLFWLALVGFGVKAGLFPLHIWLPSAHANAPSHVSAILSGVALKMGIYGLVRFSGWLPVPVAAGWVIALLGVASAVLGVAFALGQHDLKRLLAYHSVENIGIILIGLGFALVATANGEPAWGRLALAGGLLHIWNHGLFKALLFLGAGSVLHATGTREMSRLGGLWRTMPWTAGCFTLGAVAISGLPPLNGFVSEWLVFLGLFDAAGAGGLPAWAAVPAAILLGMTGALALACFAKVCGVVFLGLPRSAVAEHAHESGPLMRGPMLLLAACCVAIGLAPVFFWPALAHAIDAWRPAWSGAVALANDAGGARLNPEQAPLAALGACHVALAGLGVVLAWVLWRQVRRNGVTRFMTWDCGYAAPTPRMQYTAGSFAEILTGWFSWILRPQAHVERPVGPFPKRAEHRVHTPETVLEFVIEPVGRVVLAISGAVRRLQHGRLQFYILYLFVGVVAIALLALTGGGG
- a CDS encoding SulP family inorganic anion transporter: MSEEGSSSYFAFRPKLMDCLRGYSRDRFMSDLAAGITVGVVALPLAMAFAIASGVPPQAGIFTAVVAGFIISALGGTRVNIGGPTGAFIVILYGIYAKYGAENLAICTIMAGVILFLMGFARLGSMIKFIPYPVTMGFTSGIAVLIFSTQIKDFLGLSVEKVPSEFMEKMMVLGEHLGTTQWPTLVLALASLAIIIFWPKGWQRRVPGSIVALVVGTVAAMLLKLPVETIGSRFGDIPQALPAIQFPTIEWANLRNLIQPATTIALLAAIESLLCAVVADGMIDDRHDSNQELMAQGLANIAAPLFGGIAATGAIARTATNVKSGGRTPIAGIIHAITLLGIILVAAPLAKFIPLATLSAVLVNVALNMGEWHNFARLPKWPRSDALVFLTAFGLTVIIDLTVAVEIGMVLAAVLFIKRVSETSQITAVDEATETEGSHHSLVGKQIPERVMIYRMFGAFFFGAADKLESALRREKQEPDVLILRMRKVMAIDATGLNALEDLYERLRRKGKSLVLSAPHTQPMFVMENAGFLERIGRENVCPHIDAALERAREILGLPPVAMPKDPLEDERRRLQQARQELSSAIERADQALNPDGKPSDEQAKK
- a CDS encoding respiratory chain complex I subunit 1 family protein, with the translated sequence MRLAFDLIFRLALWLLIAPLIPGIINKVKAWVAGRRGPPVLQLYYDLGRLWQKGVVLSTVVSPGHVTGPAIAWVALAGAAMLLPVGSLWSTVVFRGDAFLFIYLLALARFCTVSAALDTGSAFEGMGAAREVSYAVIAEAALIAGLLALARQSGSLALAEMLAPSAGAGAALLGAGLFTVLLAENSRVPFDDPNTHLELTMVHEAMVLDHSGPPLAAILHGAALKLLIFSVLLAEAVLPIGKLPPLAAFAALGAAVLAIAVAVGLVESLMARAAFKRVPLLLTTGFLLCLFALLAAWKSAEATRDEVRRDQAVSGALGERALPTLPRPGDFRVVTRPSGGGGRVEGGCS
- the hyfB gene encoding hydrogenase 4 subunit B; this encodes MKLPLENLLLLGSLAGYAAGVVLALLCVRRERLAALVGFGAPALAALAGLVAALRLLLGGVGAPLPRFEFIPPLFPFLTLTVRVDALGAFFLVVSSLAGLAISIYSIGAAKGLAGRGNVGVLAALFNALLLATALVFMAGDLWLFLGAWELMALTAYGLVSFAHEQPETRRAGVLYFIMSHLDAACVVLGLLLLFQASGSTSFDSLHAIGGHMAPGKRDAAFVLFLLGFGIKAGIVPLHIWLPAAHPVAPSNVSAFMSGVLIKSGIYGLIRVSFDFLGTPPGWWGMTVLVIGTVSAVLGVLYALMEHDLKRLLAYHSIENIGIILMGVGTSLLFLHSGHTALATLALIAGLYHTINHATFKGLLFLGAGAVLHATHTHNMEEMGGLAKRMPQTAFCFLIGAVAISALPPLNGFVSEWLTYQSLLQGFDASQSLERLVLPLSGAMLALTGALAAACFVKAYGVTFLAQPRSEAAAHAQEAGPMLRFGMAVLVVACVLLGLFPTTVIRLLDPVTQLLTGQQLSGQLSLANGLVLTSLTEKTGTISTLGLVLLAIGLLPIPFVLRWVLARNTRTRRAPTWDCGLRGLTPQMEYTATGFSKPIRMIFKALFLPRRDVQREYDFSPHFATKLQFESHVEEVFESHFYRPVRLQILRASRRIRTLQAGSIHAYLLYMFVTLVALLLFAR